The Syngnathus acus chromosome 3, fSynAcu1.2, whole genome shotgun sequence genome includes a window with the following:
- the LOC119120542 gene encoding G2/mitotic-specific cyclin-B2-like isoform X1, with protein MKENEEVRLCQVFANAQLSVKDVDEEYDDMPLLCSGFVKDIYKYLHQLEVEQPIRGNYMQGYEINARMRALLIDWMVQVHSTFNLLQETLYLSVAVLDRFLQVQPVSRQKLQLVGVTAMLVASKYEELSPPIVGDFAYITDSAFTNAQILEMEQLVLKTLNFQLGRPLPLHFLRRASKLANRPWALVTTQCDTERHMLAKYLMELTLIDYEMVHYRPSEIAAAALCLSQLLLNGLPWSPTQEHYSTYDEAHLKPIMQHMAKNVVKVNGGKTKFKAVRNKYSSSKLMKISLIPQLKSSLISNMAAALTAP; from the exons ATGAAGGAGAACGAGGAGGTGCGACTGTGCCAGGTTTTCGCCAACGCACAGCTCTCAGTCAAGGATGTAGATGAGGAATATGATGACATGCCCCTGCTGTGCTCGGGATTTGTGAAGGACATCTACAAATATCTGCACCAATTGGAG GTAGAGCAGCCCATACGTGGCAATTACATGCAGGGTTATGAAATCAATGCCCGCATGCGAGCGCTTCTCATCGACTGGATGGTCCAGGTTCATTCCACATTCAATCTGCTGCAAGAAACCTTGTATCTCTCTGTTGCCGTCCTTGACCGGTTTCTCCAG GTCCAGCCAGTTTCTCGTCAAAAGCTGCAACTTGTCGGTGTGACTGCAATGCTGGTTGCCTCAAAGTATGAGGAGTTGTCTCCTCCGATCGTGGGAGACTTTGCCTACATCACGGACAGCGCGTTCACCAATGCTCAGATTTTGGAGATGGAGCAACTGGTTCTGAAGACTCTTAACTTTCAACTCGGTCGTCCTCTTCCATTACACTTCCTCAGGAGAGCTTCAAAACTGGCTAAT CGTCCTTGGGCACTCGTCACCACCCAGTGTGACACGGAAAGGCACATGCTGGCCAAATATCTGATGGAGCTGACCCTCATTGATTACGAAATGGTGCATTATCGCCCATCTGAGATTGCTGCTGCGGCTCTGTGCCTCTCTCAGCTGCTGCTGAATGGACTGCCTTGG TCACCCACACAAGAACACTACTCGACGTATGACGAGGCCCACCTGAAGCCCATCATGCAGCACATGGCCAAAAATGTTGTGAAGGTAAATGGCGGCAAAACTAAGTTCAAG GCTGTCAGGAACAAGTATTCAAGCAGCAAGTTGATGAAGATCAGCCTCATTCCGCAGCTCAAGTCATCACTAATCAGCAACATGGCAGCTGCTCTCACTGCTCCTTAa
- the LOC119120542 gene encoding G2/mitotic-specific cyclin-B2-like isoform X3, producing the protein MQGYEINARMRALLIDWMVQVHSTFNLLQETLYLSVAVLDRFLQVQPVSRQKLQLVGVTAMLVASKYEELSPPIVGDFAYITDSAFTNAQILEMEQLVLKTLNFQLGRPLPLHFLRRASKLANRPWALVTTQCDTERHMLAKYLMELTLIDYEMVHYRPSEIAAAALCLSQLLLNGLPWSPTQEHYSTYDEAHLKPIMQHMAKNVVKVNGGKTKFKAVRNKYSSSKLMKISLIPQLKSSLISNMAAALTAP; encoded by the exons ATGCAGGGTTATGAAATCAATGCCCGCATGCGAGCGCTTCTCATCGACTGGATGGTCCAGGTTCATTCCACATTCAATCTGCTGCAAGAAACCTTGTATCTCTCTGTTGCCGTCCTTGACCGGTTTCTCCAG GTCCAGCCAGTTTCTCGTCAAAAGCTGCAACTTGTCGGTGTGACTGCAATGCTGGTTGCCTCAAAGTATGAGGAGTTGTCTCCTCCGATCGTGGGAGACTTTGCCTACATCACGGACAGCGCGTTCACCAATGCTCAGATTTTGGAGATGGAGCAACTGGTTCTGAAGACTCTTAACTTTCAACTCGGTCGTCCTCTTCCATTACACTTCCTCAGGAGAGCTTCAAAACTGGCTAAT CGTCCTTGGGCACTCGTCACCACCCAGTGTGACACGGAAAGGCACATGCTGGCCAAATATCTGATGGAGCTGACCCTCATTGATTACGAAATGGTGCATTATCGCCCATCTGAGATTGCTGCTGCGGCTCTGTGCCTCTCTCAGCTGCTGCTGAATGGACTGCCTTGG TCACCCACACAAGAACACTACTCGACGTATGACGAGGCCCACCTGAAGCCCATCATGCAGCACATGGCCAAAAATGTTGTGAAGGTAAATGGCGGCAAAACTAAGTTCAAG GCTGTCAGGAACAAGTATTCAAGCAGCAAGTTGATGAAGATCAGCCTCATTCCGCAGCTCAAGTCATCACTAATCAGCAACATGGCAGCTGCTCTCACTGCTCCTTAa
- the cars1 gene encoding LOW QUALITY PROTEIN: cysteine--tRNA ligase, cytoplasmic (The sequence of the model RefSeq protein was modified relative to this genomic sequence to represent the inferred CDS: inserted 2 bases in 1 codon) yields the protein MSITGEQAFEYGFLLQIKEDAALAAALNDYLTTRSYLAGFSPSQADQQAFKLLHRPPDPQHVHALRWYRHITCLQQDLSPDSSRKGKRVQPQWSPPAGTDVPQLRLYNSLTRAKERFVPQNGNKVTWYSCGPTVYDASHMGHARSYISFDILRRVLKDYFKYDVFYCMNITDIDDKIIKRARQNYLMDQYKEKQPQAAQILKDVMTARVPFKARLASTTDADKKQMLERLDAAITSALQPLQAALESKAADDIVQPLAQALLANSKDMLSDWLDGQFGSEVTDNSIFAILPTFWEGEYHKDMDALNVLPPDVLTRVSEYVPEIVEFVKKIVTNGYGYESNSSVYFNTAKFDACPKHSYAKLVPEAVGDQKALQEGEGDLSISADQLSEKKSPNDFALWRHLSXGEPSWDSPWGKGRPGWHIECSAMAGSILGESMDIHGGGFDLRFPHHDNELAQSEAFFENDHWVRYFLHTGHLTIAGCKMSKSLKNFITIKEALAKNTARQLRLAFLMHSWKDTLDYSPNTMELVVQYEKFLNEFFLNVKDILRAPTDITGQFEKWDVAEVALNKSFYDKKAAIHVALCDNIDTRTAMEEMRQLVNQSNSYIASKKGAKLRPNRMLMESIAVYLTKMLKIFGAIEGSEPIGFPVGGQEQSVDLESTVMPYLSVLSTFREQVRTIARQQNVMELLVLCDDVRDVTLPELGVRLEDHEGLPTVVKLVDKEILLKERNEKIKMEEEKQRKKEEAARKKEEQEMAKLAKMKIPPFEMFLADTDKYSKFDEMGFPTHDAEGKELSKGQEKKLRKLYENQQKIHKEYLLSMGVQSGEAKIN from the exons ACTACCTAACAACTCGCAGCTACCTGGCTGGTTTCAGCCCTTCTCAGGCTGACCAGCAGGCATTTAAGCTTCTCCACAGGCCCCCAGACCCACAACATGTCCACGCTCTGCGTTGGTACAGACACATAACATGCCTCCAGCAAGACCTGAGCCCAGACAGCAGCA GGAAAGGAAAGAGGGTACAGCCTCAGTGGTCTCCACCAGCTGGAACAGATGTTCCCCAACTCCGACTCTATAATAGTCTCACCAGAGCAAAG GAACGCTTTGTTCCTCAGAATGGAAACAAGGTCACATGGTACAGCTGTGGTCCAACAGTGTACGATGCCTCCCACATGGGACATGCCAG ATCATACATCTCTTTTGATATTCTGCGAAGAGTACTGAAGGACTACTTCAAGTATGATGTTTTTTACTGCATGAACATCACAGACATCGATGACAAA ATAATTAAAAGGGCACGTCAGAACTACCTAATGGACCAGTACAAGGAGAAGCAACCACAAGCTGCTCAAATACTGAAGGATGTGATGACTGCCCGAGTG CCCTTTAAGGCTCGCTTGGCCTCAACTACTGACGCAGATAAAAAACAGATGCTTGAAAGGCTTGATGCTGCCATCACCAGTGCTCTGCAGCCTCTGCAGGCAGCATTGGAGAGTAAAGCTGCAGATGACATCGTGCAACCTCTGGCCCAG GCACTGCTGGCAAATTCCAAGGACATGCTGTCTGACTGGCTGGACGGTCAGTTTGGAAGTGAAGTCACAGACAACTCAATCTTTGCAATTCTGCCTACATTTTGGGAGGGAGAGTACCATAAAGACATGGACGCCTTGAAT GTTCTTCCTCCTGATGTCCTTACCCGTGTCAGTGAATATGTACCAGAAATTGTGGAGTTTGTGAAGAAGATTGTCACAAATGGCTATGG GTATGAATCGAATAGCTCTGTTTACTTTAACACTGCAAAGTTTGATGCCTGTCCAAAACACTCGTATGCCAAACTTGTGCCAGAGGCAGTTGGAGATCAGAAGGCTTTACAAGAGGGAGAAG gTGACCTCAGCATTTCTGCCGACCAGTTAAGTGAGAAAAAATCACCCAATGATTTTGCCTTGTGGAGGCATCTAAG CGGAGAGCCTTCATGGGACTCTCCTTGGGGAAAA GGAAGGCCTGGCTGGCATATTGAGTGCTCGGCCATGGCCGGCTCCATCTTGGGGGAGTCGATGGATATTCATGGTGGTGGGTTTGATCTCAGATTCCCCCATCATGACAATGAGCTGGCTCAGTCTGAG GCTTTCTTTGAGAACGATCATTGGGTCCGTTACTTCTTACACACTGGTCACCTGACAATTGCAGGATGCAAGATGTCCAAATCTTTGAAGAATTTTATTACCATTAAGGAAGCCTTGGCAAAAAATACAG CCCGCCAGCTCCGTCTTGCTTTCTTGATGCATTCGTGGAAAGATACCTTGGATTACTCCCCCAACACTATGGAGTTAGTTGTCCAGTATGAGAAGTTCCTGAAT GAGTTTTTCTTGAATGTGAAGGACATTCTGCGTGCACCTACTGACATCACAGGGCAGTTTGAAAAGTGGGATGTAGCAGAGGTGGCACTTAACAAAAG TTTTTACGACAAGAAGGCGGCCATCCACGTGGCTCTGTGTGACAACATTGACACCCGCACAGCCATGGAGGAGATGAGGCAGCTGGTTAATCAGAGCAACAGCTACATCGCCAGCAAGAAAGGTGCTAAGCTGAGACCCAACCGCATGCTGATGGAAAGTATTGCCGTGTATCTCACCAAAATGCTCAag ATATTTGGTGCAATTGAAGGTTCAGAGCCCATTGGTTTCCCAGTTGGAGGACAAGAACAGAGCGTTGAC CTGGAGAGCACAGTGATGCCTTACCTTTCAGTTCTGTCTACTTTCCGAGAGCAAGTACGAACAATTGCCAGACAGCAGAATG TCATGGAGTTGCTGGTGCTTTGTGACGATGTCCGTGATGTTACATTACCGGAGCTGGGTGTCCGACTCGAAGATCATGAAG GACTGCCAACTGTGGTGAAACTGGTGGACAAGGAGATTTTGTTGAAGGAACGCAATGAAAAGATCAAG ATGGAGGAAGAGAAGCAGAGGAAAAAAGAGGAGGCTGCCAGGAAGAAAGAAGAACAAGAG ATGGCTAAGCTTGCTAAAATGAAGATTCCTCCATttgagatgttccttgcagaCACAGacaaatattccaaatttgaTGAAATG GGTTTTCCCACGCATGATGCTGAAGGGAAGGAACTCAGCAAAGGACAAGAAAAGAAACTGCGCAAGCTTTATGAAAATCAACAAAAGATACATAAAGAGTATCTTTTGAGCATGGGCGTGCAGTCAGGGGAggcaaaaataaactaa
- the LOC119120542 gene encoding G2/mitotic-specific cyclin-B2-like isoform X2, whose amino-acid sequence MKENEEVRLCQVFANAQLSVKDVDEEYDDMPLLCSGFVKDIYKYLHQLEVEQPIRGNYMQGYEINARMRALLIDWMVQVHSTFNLLQETLYLSVAVLDRFLQVQPVSRQKLQLVGVTAMLVASKYEELSPPIVGDFAYITDSAFTNAQILEMEQLVLKTLNFQLGRPLPLHFLRRASKLANCDTERHMLAKYLMELTLIDYEMVHYRPSEIAAAALCLSQLLLNGLPWSPTQEHYSTYDEAHLKPIMQHMAKNVVKVNGGKTKFKAVRNKYSSSKLMKISLIPQLKSSLISNMAAALTAP is encoded by the exons ATGAAGGAGAACGAGGAGGTGCGACTGTGCCAGGTTTTCGCCAACGCACAGCTCTCAGTCAAGGATGTAGATGAGGAATATGATGACATGCCCCTGCTGTGCTCGGGATTTGTGAAGGACATCTACAAATATCTGCACCAATTGGAG GTAGAGCAGCCCATACGTGGCAATTACATGCAGGGTTATGAAATCAATGCCCGCATGCGAGCGCTTCTCATCGACTGGATGGTCCAGGTTCATTCCACATTCAATCTGCTGCAAGAAACCTTGTATCTCTCTGTTGCCGTCCTTGACCGGTTTCTCCAG GTCCAGCCAGTTTCTCGTCAAAAGCTGCAACTTGTCGGTGTGACTGCAATGCTGGTTGCCTCAAAGTATGAGGAGTTGTCTCCTCCGATCGTGGGAGACTTTGCCTACATCACGGACAGCGCGTTCACCAATGCTCAGATTTTGGAGATGGAGCAACTGGTTCTGAAGACTCTTAACTTTCAACTCGGTCGTCCTCTTCCATTACACTTCCTCAGGAGAGCTTCAAAACTGGCTAAT TGTGACACGGAAAGGCACATGCTGGCCAAATATCTGATGGAGCTGACCCTCATTGATTACGAAATGGTGCATTATCGCCCATCTGAGATTGCTGCTGCGGCTCTGTGCCTCTCTCAGCTGCTGCTGAATGGACTGCCTTGG TCACCCACACAAGAACACTACTCGACGTATGACGAGGCCCACCTGAAGCCCATCATGCAGCACATGGCCAAAAATGTTGTGAAGGTAAATGGCGGCAAAACTAAGTTCAAG GCTGTCAGGAACAAGTATTCAAGCAGCAAGTTGATGAAGATCAGCCTCATTCCGCAGCTCAAGTCATCACTAATCAGCAACATGGCAGCTGCTCTCACTGCTCCTTAa